The Pyrenophora tritici-repentis strain M4 chromosome 2, whole genome shotgun sequence genome window below encodes:
- a CDS encoding Myosin-tail-1 domain containing protein — protein sequence MNPLGARDSPHPEIVELLTEETSRDTRPSTTEHRNPALGVPRFMRETAATMNRSRMDESHENSAPEQPSRATAPTSQTKETLERRASGLPRAHGKNNLFDRDVRIPGRYPSLGHTDSVQQPLDISDDSDDELPTTITTRKKGVAFIDHRADLSSPLGIRYPLMSEQRRYSRQSQAEVDTDYFSEAWLSPGPAASLEPLVEHAYERAQFERQPSTSYVIPREDNVTTFDLWENDAQGNPQRKDSLHTTPIGHTNNDQSKALNRLYDQIRDMWRDLGNERKHSDQLGEQLLARDKVIENLHSKDQETQDILEGYKGDVADTQAVLKNCQDQLQSSVATVARLTEELRDARGSAHEDYQQAQNQAENLAARKSAYKDKYRQEHDAHRATLENMKKLQAKLKQATAKVSSPLPALSRQGQRGTQSTKNRYSDDEEYDHRRHPRPKKPEPEAFSGNGTTSADYLKWKMDVTDWFADYPYEFASETKKLSYIRQKTKDKAFGCLQHGYLEPGAEFAHSNEAWSILDSVYKSLNTSIEAQSWYESLNSTMKPTESMGEYIARFNVGTSALRWPDTLKIQFMRNRLPVWWRDMTAMKVLESSLTYLDFCQTLRLLEQSNPQRATTTGNRRGNQSLEGGGSGGAGGNKSTPSNGPRNGGSSSGSGPRGRSDIQVKVLRHLNRCFNCLKKNHTFKATGGYCSKEPVASFDSYPEVQDALEKAIANNGVPVGEPARPKVKGAAASGPPRHEKPPPVQPPAHPLIPPAPSVEDSEEEEELHPNRFVDDSLTLALSPTVEVSSDDESDPDPTLQAIANRVKALKQQSQTGSRITVSAIAAAAIRGDKYQPLVGQQLVFKGIISSHRSSPQHVEIMGDTGCASLFIDSSHARAHKYDLISLSQPATLELADGSLVAGVTHMARVTVTFGTHTEDVLAYVTKLSGVQMILGTPWFQTHEPRVNWKDMSLSFDSEHCLINCIHDHRPCHTQSSRHHKQPLPQVPDPCRKVARHPKAPPPIDVAFISSRVAAAAVCHDQDICITSYDEIGRIAELSDKEWEDTQHLRAAGAKVLPEDYEKFRDKMERPHMTRQEILKRLPKVLHPLYQGFDPKEADELPELRGNLDHKIELKLDDTGQPPKPSFQRLRPMSRDEARAVKLYVDDMIKKGHVERSTSAWAAPLLVVRKPGGGIRICVDYREPKCPPLIRDMLAKLSKSRYFSKVDVIAAFNKIRIKEEHKHLSAFITPYGLYQYTVMPFGMCNSPGTFQAYINDVLHEYLDEFCMAYLDDVIIFSETLDQHEKHLVQVVSRLADAGLPMDILKSDFITTEVKFLGLIITADGIKMDPDKVSAIQDWKLPQSLKDVQAFLGFANFYRRFIRGFSDIAKPLTHLTKGDPKLFKMTKEAERSFLALKVAFCSDVVLAHFDPDLKTIVETDASDYVYAAVLSQVQPDGSVRPVAYLSKKMSPTECNYEIYDKELLAIVRAFEEWRPELAGVPEAVEVLTDHRGLEYFRSKRNLNRRQARWAEFLEEFDFRIQYRPGKQGTKPDSLTRRTGDLPDSVTDDRVQHQCQTILGSNRWGGSYAAVRLAGVCLGDNPCDLGSVLTLMQESGEGASLSTSTMLVGLARFSLKGTHDPYDDIEGADDRPLDDVLLELCLSDPRLRDVKTALASNDRRIPHYLIAEGIRMELADLEASNDGKLFIGNGRLVVPFSEKLRTRIIAHIHNSLPGGHGGRTTTYQQVSQWYYWQGMTNTIARFTNNCLTCKRSKVNRTAKHSLLHPLPVPTQYWDDISIDFITPLPKSTWCGHSYQHIMVVVDRLSKMKKFIAMENLEVPTVVDKFMEYIWKEEGYPRTLVSDRGRQFTSHFWNRLCAQVGTHPKLSTSHHPETDGQTENANADLKQYLRAYVNYLQTDWAQLLPLAEFEANSAISTATGLSPFLATKGRQPRSGLEPAHLLRPLNNHPTIAQQQRNADALAQRIDTTRTFLRQQILWAQDKMKEFADANRYPAPRFDVGDWVMLNARHIKTERPVKSLDHKNIGPYQITRVIDNMAYELDLPPQLKAIFPAFHPWLLQPRCRSPEVHLGNDGVTEYVVSQVLDSRIRRNLVDPHTGERGLLQYKVEWVGDDQSEPWQPYHNLRSCKESVQDFHSRNPGRPGPHATFHDYDDDGQLAIALLQLLDSKYSNKFAPQSEL from the exons ATGAACCCTCTGGGGGCTCGTGACTCCCCTCATCCCGAGATCGTGGAACTCCTCACAGAGGAGACATCGCGCGATACTCGCCCCAGCACTACAGAACACCGAAATCCTGCCCTCGGCGTCCCTCGTTTCATGCGAGAGACGGCCGCAACCATGAACCGCTCCCGTATGGACGAGAGCCACGAGAACTCAGCCCCCGAACAGCCTTCGCGTGCGACGGCGCCCACCTCCCAGACCAAAGAAACCCTAGAGCGTCGCGCCAGCGGCCTCCCCCGAGCACACGGCAAGAACAACCTCTTCGACAGGGACGTACGCATTCCAGGACGCTACCCCTCCCTCGGCCACACCGATAGTGTACAGCAGCCACTGGACATTTCCGACGACTCTGACGACGAGCTTCCGACCACAATCACTACGCGCAAGAAGGGCGTGGCCTTCATAGACCATCGCGCCGACTTGAGCAGCCCATTGGGCATACGCTACCCATTAATGAGCGAGCAACGCCGCTACTCGCGCCAGTCTCAGGCCGAAGTCGACACTGATTATTTTTCTGAAGCGTGGCTCTCACCTGGACCTGCCGCGTCCTTAGAACCCCTAGTTGAACACGCCTACGAGCGTGCGCAATTCGAGCGACAGCCCTCTACGTCCTACGTCATTCCTCGCGAGGATAACGTGACCACCTTCGACCTCTGGGAGAACGATGCGCAAGGCAACCCCCAACGCAAAGATTCTCTCCACACTACGCCTATCGGACATACGAATAATGACCAGTCTAAGGCGTTGAACAGACTATATGATCAAATCCGCGATATGTGGAGAGACCTCGGCAACGAGCGCAAACACAGCGATCAGTTAGGCGAACAGCTTCTCGCAAGAGACAAGGTCATCGAAAACCTCCACAGCAAGGATCAAGAAACCCAAGATATCCTTGAGGGTTACAAGGGCGACGTCGCTGACACACAGGCTGTCCTTAAGAACTGCCAGGACCAACTTCAGTCTTCCGTCGCTACAGTTGCACGCCTAACCGAGGAGCTCCGCGACGCGCGCGGAAGCGCTCACGAAGACTACCAGCAGGCCCAGAACCAGGCAGAGAACCTCGCCGCCCGCAAATCGGCCTACAAGGACAAATACCGACAGGAGCACGACGCCCACCGAGCCACATTAGAGAATATGAAGAAACTCCAGGCTAAGCTAAAACAGGCTACAGCCAAGGTTTCTAG TCCTCTACCAGCCCTCTCTCGCCAAGGTCAGCGCGGCACTCAGTCTACGAAAAATCGATACTCCGATGACGAAGAGTACGATCACCGTCGCCACCCCCGCCCAAAGAAACCTGAACCTGAGGCATTCTCCGGTAATGGCACCACTTCCGCCGACTATCTTAAGTGGAAGATGGACGTCACCGATTGGTTTGCTGATTATCCCTACGAGTTCGCCTCAGAAACCAAGAAGCTTAGCTACATCCGCCAGAAGACCAAGGACAAGGCTTTCGGATGCCTCCAGCATGGGTACCTCGAACCTGGAGCTGAGTTCGCGCACAGTAACGAGGCTTGGTCTATCCTTGACTCTGTCTATAAGTCGCTGAACACTAGCATCGAAGCTCAGTCCTGGTATGAGAGCTTGAATTCCACTATGAAGCCCACAGAGTCTATGGGTGAGTACATCGCCCGCTTTAACGTCGGCACCTCGGCCCTTCGTTGGCCCGACACCCTCAAGATCCAGTTCATGCGCAACCGGCTGCCTGTATGGTGGCGCGACATGACCGCCATGAAAGTCTTAGAGTCTAGCCTCACCTACCTTGACTTCTGTCAAACCCTTCGTCTCCTCGAACAGTCCAACCCACAACGAGCCACTACAACTGGCAACCGTAGAGGAAATCAGAGTTTAGAAGGTGGCGGGAGCGGCGGAGCAGGCGGCAATAAGTCCACTCCCTCTAACGGACCCCGGAACGGTGGATCCAGCTCGGGATCTGGCCCCCGTGGCCGCTCTGACATCCAGGTCAAGGTCCTCCGTCACTTAAATCGTTGTTTCAACTGTCTTAAGAAGAATCACACCTTTAAGGCTACAGGAGGTTACTGCTCTAAGGAGCCGGTCGCCTCTTTTGACTCGTACCCCGAAGTTCAGGACGCTCTTGAGAAGGCTATTGCTAACAATGGCGTACCCGTCGGAGAGCCAGCCCGCCCTAAGGTCAAGGGCGCCGCAGCTAGC GGACCTCCCCGGCATGAGAAGCCACCCCCAGTACAACCACCAGCACATCCCCTAATTCCCCCTGCCCCTTCTGTCGAAGacagcgaagaagaagaggagttaCATCCTAACCGCTTTGTCGACGATTCTTTGACCCTAGCCCTTTCCCCTACCGTAGAAGTCAGCTCTGACGATGAGTCCGACCCGGATCCAACACTCCAGGCAATTGCGAACCGTGTCAAGGCTCTAAAACAACAGAGCCAGACTGGATCCCGGATCACCGTCTCGGCCATTGCTGCCGCCGCTATACGCGGTGATAAGTATCAGCCTCTAGTAGGCCAGCAATTAGTCTTTAAAGGAATCATTTCTTCTCATCGCTCCTCTCCTCAACACGTCGAAATCATGGGTGACACTGGTTGTGCTTCTCTCTTCATTGATTCTTCTCATGCCCGCGCACATAAATACGACCTTATCTCTCTCTCCCAGCCTGCTACTCTAGAACTCGCTGATGGCTCTCTAGTGGCAGGCGTTACCCATATGGCCCGGGTAACTGTCACATTTGGCACCCACACCGAAGATGTCCTAGCCTATGTCACCAAACTCTCTGGTGTCCAAATGATCCTAGGAACGCCCTGGTTCCAAACCCATGAACCCCGAGTTAACTGGAAAGACATGTCTCTAAGTTTTGACTCGGAGCACTGTCTAATTAACTGTatccacgaccaccgaccCTGTCACACTCAGAGCAGCCGGCACCACAAGCAACCTCTCCCCCAGGTCCCTGACCCTTGCCGGAAGGTTGCTCGTCACCCCAAAGCACCCCCACCAATTGATGTAGCTTTCATCTCTAGCCGCGTAGCCGCGGCAGCCGTCTGTCACGACCAGGACATTTGTATCACCTCTTACGATGAAATCGGCCGCATCGCCGAGCTATCCGACAAGGAATGGGAGGACACTCAGCACCTACGTGCTGCAGGAGCCAAAGTGCTCCCAGAGGATTACGAGAAGTTCCGCGACAAGATGGAACGTCCGCACATGACGAGACAAGAAATCCTCAAGCGATTACCTAAGGTCCTTCATCCCTTGTACCAAGGTTTTGACCCTAAAGAAGCGGACGAGCTCCCAGAGCTCCGGGGTAACCTTGACCACAAAATCGAACTTAAGCTCGACGATACTGGCCAGCCGCCTAAGCCGTCATTCCAGCGTCTACGCCCAATGTCCCGAGATGAAGCCCGAGCGGTGAAActctatgtggacgacatgATCAAGAAAGGACACGTCGAACGCAGCACTTCCGCCTGGGCCGCACCCCTTCTTGTTGTGCGCAAGCCAGGTGGAGGCATCCGCATATGCGTCGACTATCGCG aACCGAAATGCCCACCACTAATCCGGGACATGCTTGCTAAGCTCTCAAAATCGCGATACTTCTCCAAGGTAGATGTGATCGCCGCATTCAATAAGATACGCATCAAAGAAGAACATAAACACCTCTCCGCCTTCATCACGCCCTACGGACTGTACCAATACACTGTTATGCCCTTCGGCATGTGCAATAGCCCAGGAACCTTCCAAGCATACATTAACGACGTCCTACACGAATATCTCGATGAGTTCTGCATGGCTTACTTAGACGATGTAATTATCTTTAGTGAGACTCTTGATCAACACGAGAAGCACCTAGTACAGGTAGTCTCTCGGCTCGCAGACGCCGGATTGCCTATGGACATTCTTAAATCCGACTTCATAACGACAGAGGTTAAATTCCTCGGGCTTATCATCACCGCCGACGGTATTAAAATGGACCCAGACAAAGTCAGCGCCATTCAGGACTGGAAGCTTCCGCAATCTCTAAAAGATGTACAAGCCTTTTTAGGTTTTGCTAACTTCTACCGCCGATTTATACGCGGTTTCTCGGATATCGCAAAACCTTTAACGCATCTCACTAAGGGCGACCCTAAGCTATTCAAGATGACTAAAGAAGCTGAGCGCTCCTTCCTCGCACTGAAAGTCGCCTTCTGTAGCGACGTGGTGCTCGCCCACTTTGACCCCGACCTAAAGACTATCGTAGAAACTGACGCGTCTGACTATGTGTACGCAGCAGTGCTCTCCCAGGTCCAGCCAGACGGATCAGTCCGGCCGGTCGCCTATCTCTCAAAGAAGATGTCGCCCACAGAGTGTAATTACGAGAtatacgacaaggagctcctcGCTATAGTCCGCGCCTTCGAGGAATGGAGGCCAGAACTCGCAGGAGTTCCTGAGGCGGTAGAAGTGCTAACAGACCATCGCGGGCTCGAATACTTCCGCTCTAAACGCAATCTCAATCGTCGACAAGCCCGCTGGGCTGAGTTCCTAGAGGAATTCGACTTTCGCATACAATACCGCCCTGGTAAACAGGGTACTAAACCCGACAGCCTTACCCGCCGGACAGGAGACTTGCCAGACTCAGTCACGGACGACCGGGTCCAGCACCAATGCCAGACTATCCTAGGTTCCAACCGATGGGGCGGCAGCTATGCCGCTGTACGCCTCGCCGGAGTATGCCTGGGCGACAATCCTTGCGACCTAGGCTCCGTCCTTACACTGATGCAAGAGAGCGGCGAAGGCGCTTCACTGTCCACCTCTACAATGTTGGTAGGGTTAGCCCGCTTCTCCCTAAAGGGCACCCATGACCCATATGACGACATCGAAGGAGCCGACGATCGCCCCCTCGACGATGTCCTCTTAGAACTCTGCCTTAGCGACCCACGCCTACGCGATGTAAAGACAGCCCTCGCTTCTAATGACCGCCGTATCCCACATTACCTCATAGCGGAAGGCATTCGGATGGAACTAGCCGACCTAGAAGCCAGCAACGACGGCAAGCTATTTATTGGCAACGGGCGTCTTGTCGTCCCCTTCAGTGAGAAACTCCGTACGAGGATTATCGCACACATCCACAATAGCCTACCGGGCGGCCACGGAGGTCGCACGACGACGTACCAACAAGTAAGCCAGTGGTACTACTGGCAGGGCATGACGAACACAATTGCGCGCTTTACCAACAACTGTCTAACCTGTAAACGCTCTAAGGTTAACCGCACCGCCAAACATAGTTTGCTTCACCCGCTGCCTGTCCCTACTCAGTACTGGGATGACATATCCATCGACTTCATCACCCCACTGCCTAAGTCAACCTGGTGTGGTCACTCTTACCAACACATCATGGTCGTGGTTGACCGTCTATCAAAAATGAAGAAGTTCATTGCAATGGAAAACCTAGAGGTGCCTACAGTCGTTGACAAGTTTATGGAATACATCTGGAAAGAGGAAGGATACCCAAGGACTCTTGTATCAGATCGGGGCCGCCAATTCACGTCACATTTCTGGAATCGCCTGTGTGCCCAGGTGGGAACGCACCCTAAACTCTCTACCTCCCATCACCCAGAAACCGACGGTCAGACCGAGAATGCAAACGCCGATCTCAAACAATACCTAAGGGCGTACGTTAACTACCTACAGACGGATTGGGCCCAGCTATTGCCTTTAGCAGAATTTGAAGCCAATTCGGCCATTAGCACAGCTACCGGGTTATCTCCGTTCCTCGCCACAAAGGGACGCCAACCGCGATCTGGACTGGAGCCCGCTCACCTTCTGCGCCCCCTTAACAACCACCCTACTATCGCCCAACAGCAACGGAACGCTGATGCCCTCGCCCAGCGCATTGACACAACGCGCACCTTCCTGCGACAACAAATCCTATGGGCTCAAGACAAGATGAAAGAGTTCGCAGACGCGAACCGATACCCAGCACCACGGTTCGACGTGGGTGACTGGGTGATGCTGAACGCCCGCCACATTAAAACCGAAAGACCAGTTAAGTCACTAGACCACAAGAATATAGGGCCATACCAGATCACTCGGGTCATTGACAACATGGCCTACGAACTAGACCTCCCTCCTCAGCTTAAAGCTATCTTCCCAGCCTTCCACCCATGGCTCCTACAACC GCGATGCCGCTCCCCCGAAGTCCACCTTGGCAACGATGGAGTCACAGAATACGTGGTCTCCCAAGTCCTAGACTCTCGCATACGACGCAATCTCGTCGACCCTCACACAGGTGAGCGTGGATTGCTGCAATACAAGGTGGAATGGGTGGGCGACGATCAGTCAGAGCCATGGCAGCCCTACCATAACCTGCGCAGCTGTAAAGAGTCAGTCCAGGACTTTCACAGCCGCAACCCTGGCCGACCAGGACCACACGCCACATTTCATGACTACGATGACGACGGACAGCTCGCTATAGCCCTGCTCCAGCTACTAGATAGCAAGTACTCAAATAAGTTTGCGCCTCAGTCGGAACTTTGA